Proteins found in one Gordonia sp. PDNC005 genomic segment:
- a CDS encoding VOC family protein, with translation MSLDIQVTFDAHDPRSQSRFWAAVLDYRVPGPPGIEIGPGDDPFDAWDTFLADLGVPVSQRNARSAAEDPDGVGPRLFFQQVPEDKVVKNRVHLDVRGAPGLVGDDRMSALEDMCTRLTSLGANRVRRQDPVPPMEGGYIVMADPEGNEFCLD, from the coding sequence ATGAGTCTCGACATCCAGGTCACCTTCGACGCCCACGATCCGCGGAGCCAGTCGCGCTTCTGGGCAGCTGTCCTCGACTACCGCGTTCCAGGCCCGCCCGGCATCGAGATCGGACCGGGCGATGATCCCTTCGACGCGTGGGACACCTTTCTCGCCGATCTCGGTGTGCCTGTCTCACAACGGAACGCCCGGTCTGCTGCAGAGGATCCCGACGGAGTGGGCCCGCGACTGTTCTTCCAGCAGGTACCGGAGGACAAGGTCGTCAAGAATCGTGTGCACCTCGATGTGCGCGGGGCGCCCGGCCTCGTCGGCGACGACCGCATGTCAGCACTGGAAGACATGTGCACTCGCCTGACGTCGCTCGGCGCGAACCGTGTGCGCCGCCAGGATCCCGTCCCGCCGATGGAGGGTGGCTACATCGTCATGGCCGACCCCGAGGGCAACGAGTTCTGCCTCGACTGA
- a CDS encoding AMP-binding protein: MADLLDTAARTVRSALVVARSGVADVTRPDHALASVIDMRTIGPLATPVASSARRYPDRIAVIDGDRSISYAELDAASSALAASLVTRGCTQGRTVGVLCRDGIGSMQAMIAASKTGARVVLLNTAMAGPQVADIVAREHVTLLAYDAEFSTIAEMCEVTDRVVVNGGVPGEESVADLIAEGVRSTPAPRPKRPGSMVLLTGGTTGLPKGAERSVRNPLDAAGLIERIPLPRCGVVVCAAPLFHGTGLSQVLYSMSLGSTIVPAAGRSPGELWELIERHRATSIVLVPTILQRLLAVPDHMRFDASTVEVIFTAGSLLPGPVAVAALDRFGPVLYNLYGSSEVSVVSVATPEDLAAAPTTAGRPPSVVRTRIYDENARVISEPGRVGSIHAGSALAFDGYTGGGTKDRIDGLLATGDRGHWDADGRLFVDGRDDDMIVSGGENVYPGEVEDLILAHDDVLDAAVVGTPDDEFGQRLVAVVVRGAGSTVTADEIRAHVKQNLARYKTPREVHFVDDLPRTAAGKLLRRTLVERYRQNSNNAQP, from the coding sequence GTGGCAGACCTCCTGGACACTGCTGCGCGAACCGTACGATCCGCGCTGGTCGTGGCCCGATCCGGAGTCGCCGACGTCACCCGGCCGGACCACGCACTGGCCTCGGTCATCGACATGCGGACCATCGGCCCACTCGCCACACCGGTCGCCTCGAGTGCCCGTCGGTACCCGGATCGGATCGCGGTGATCGACGGTGACCGATCTATCAGCTACGCCGAGCTCGACGCGGCGTCGTCGGCGCTCGCCGCGTCGCTCGTAACACGCGGGTGCACACAAGGACGCACCGTCGGAGTCCTGTGCCGGGACGGCATCGGGTCCATGCAAGCGATGATCGCGGCGTCCAAGACGGGCGCGAGGGTGGTCCTGCTGAACACTGCGATGGCCGGACCTCAAGTGGCCGACATCGTGGCGCGCGAGCACGTCACCCTGCTGGCGTACGACGCCGAGTTCTCCACGATCGCCGAGATGTGCGAGGTGACGGACCGGGTCGTCGTGAACGGCGGCGTCCCAGGTGAGGAGAGCGTCGCCGACCTCATCGCGGAGGGCGTCAGATCGACGCCCGCGCCGCGCCCGAAGCGTCCGGGCTCGATGGTGCTGCTCACCGGCGGTACCACCGGGCTTCCGAAGGGTGCCGAACGCAGTGTTCGCAATCCTCTCGACGCGGCCGGTCTCATCGAGCGGATTCCGCTCCCACGCTGCGGAGTCGTGGTGTGCGCGGCGCCCCTGTTCCACGGCACAGGGCTGAGCCAGGTCCTCTACTCGATGTCGCTCGGCAGCACCATCGTCCCTGCGGCGGGCCGATCGCCGGGCGAATTGTGGGAGCTCATAGAGCGGCACCGTGCGACGTCGATCGTCCTCGTTCCGACGATCCTTCAACGACTCCTCGCCGTCCCCGATCACATGAGGTTCGACGCGTCGACCGTCGAAGTGATCTTCACGGCGGGCTCCCTGCTCCCGGGGCCGGTCGCGGTCGCGGCGCTCGACCGATTCGGCCCGGTCCTCTACAACCTGTACGGGTCGAGCGAGGTCAGCGTCGTCTCGGTCGCGACACCGGAGGACCTCGCGGCGGCTCCGACCACCGCGGGCCGCCCGCCGTCCGTCGTCCGGACCAGGATCTACGACGAGAATGCCAGGGTGATCAGCGAACCCGGACGGGTCGGATCGATTCACGCGGGGAGTGCTCTCGCCTTCGACGGCTACACCGGCGGCGGGACGAAAGACCGCATCGACGGGCTGCTTGCCACCGGCGACCGCGGTCACTGGGACGCCGACGGCAGACTGTTCGTCGACGGTCGGGACGACGACATGATCGTGTCCGGCGGAGAGAACGTGTACCCCGGCGAAGTCGAGGACCTGATCCTCGCGCACGACGACGTGCTCGACGCGGCCGTCGTCGGAACGCCCGACGACGAGTTCGGTCAGCGGCTGGTGGCCGTTGTCGTCCGCGGAGCCGGATCCACCGTGACCGCAGACGAGATCCGAGCTCATGTGAAGCAGAACCTGGCGCGGTACAAGACGCCGCGCGAGGTGCACTTCGTCGACGATCTGCCCCGTACCGCCGCCGGGAAGCTGCTGAGGCGAACGCTGGTGGAGCGTTACCGCCAGAATTCGAACAACGCCCAGCCGTAG
- a CDS encoding DUF4873 domain-containing protein — translation MSVDCEVLAVGADTGRRLRERGVAGSVVVDDVVDEVFHPDADRWIVTSADGRTFRARIVVASKRAVADGPAAYLGIAENGAPNRWIVDEIGPMRLGSQVAFVGDAIEAMRDARFSRVEVKRHVQGQYARAASPSSLLAALRSPRPRLADFEFTTARDREDDDEYHGPASVIDDNGVAHPVTAHLLAQYQPVANTVVWTGRLEPSAAISSLHTRLRQSVLLSTPGSEPVPALLVDGDPWGGVHVAGDGASPYPMPY, via the coding sequence ATGAGCGTCGACTGTGAGGTGCTGGCCGTCGGAGCCGACACCGGTCGACGCCTGCGTGAGCGAGGAGTCGCCGGATCGGTGGTGGTGGACGACGTCGTCGACGAGGTGTTCCATCCCGACGCCGACCGCTGGATCGTGACGAGCGCAGACGGACGGACTTTTCGCGCGCGAATCGTCGTCGCCTCGAAGCGTGCTGTCGCCGATGGGCCGGCCGCGTATCTGGGGATCGCCGAGAACGGCGCACCGAACCGATGGATCGTCGACGAAATCGGCCCGATGAGGCTCGGCAGTCAAGTGGCGTTCGTCGGTGACGCGATCGAGGCGATGCGCGATGCGCGATTCTCCCGCGTCGAGGTCAAACGTCATGTTCAAGGCCAGTACGCGAGGGCGGCGTCGCCGAGTTCATTGCTTGCAGCTCTCCGTTCACCACGCCCACGCCTCGCCGATTTCGAGTTCACGACGGCCAGAGATCGCGAGGACGACGACGAGTATCACGGCCCGGCATCGGTCATCGACGACAACGGCGTTGCCCATCCGGTGACCGCTCATCTCCTAGCGCAGTACCAACCCGTCGCGAATACCGTCGTCTGGACCGGCCGCCTCGAACCGTCCGCCGCGATCTCGTCACTTCACACACGTCTGCGGCAGTCGGTGCTCTTGAGCACTCCGGGCAGTGAGCCCGTGCCTGCTCTGCTCGTCGACGGCGACCCGTGGGGCGGTGTCCACGTTGCGGGCGACGGTGCCAGTCCCTATCCGATGCCCTACTGA
- a CDS encoding adenylosuccinate synthase, translated as MAAIVLIGAQWGDEGKGKATDLLGEKLQWVVRYQGGNNAGHTVVLPNGETFALHLIPSGILTPGVNNVIGNGVVVDPSVLLAELKGLEDRDVDTSRLLLSADAHLLMPYHVAIDKVTERFLGNSKIGTTGRGIGPCYQDKIARVGVRVADVLDEKILTQKVEAALEVKNQILTKIYNRKGLDPNEVVDGTLELAEGFKHRISDTRLLLNQALERGETILLEGSQGTLLDVDHGTYPYVTSSNPTAGGAAVGAGIGPGRIDTVLGILKAYTTRVGEGPFPTELFDEWGAYLAKTGGEVGVTTGRARRTGWFDAVIARYATRVNGITDYFLTKLDVLSSLETVPICVAYEVDGERVDDMPMTQTGFHHAKPIYEEMPGWWEDISGCRTFEDLPKNAQDYVLRLEELSGAHISCIGVGPGRDQTIVRREIV; from the coding sequence ATGGCTGCGATTGTGCTCATCGGCGCCCAGTGGGGCGACGAAGGCAAAGGTAAGGCGACAGATCTGCTCGGCGAGAAGCTGCAGTGGGTGGTCCGCTACCAGGGTGGAAACAATGCGGGACACACGGTTGTCCTGCCGAACGGTGAGACGTTTGCACTCCACCTCATCCCGTCCGGCATTCTGACACCGGGCGTCAACAATGTGATCGGCAACGGCGTCGTCGTCGACCCGAGTGTTCTGCTCGCTGAACTCAAGGGCCTCGAAGACCGCGACGTCGACACGTCGCGCCTGCTGCTGTCGGCGGACGCTCACCTGCTGATGCCGTACCACGTCGCCATCGACAAGGTCACCGAGCGATTCCTCGGCAACAGCAAGATCGGCACCACAGGCCGCGGCATCGGTCCCTGCTACCAGGACAAGATCGCGCGCGTGGGCGTGCGTGTCGCCGACGTACTGGACGAGAAGATCCTGACCCAGAAGGTCGAAGCGGCCCTCGAGGTCAAGAACCAGATCCTCACCAAGATCTACAACCGGAAGGGCCTCGACCCGAACGAGGTCGTCGACGGCACCCTCGAACTCGCCGAAGGATTCAAGCACCGCATCTCCGACACGCGTCTGCTGCTGAACCAGGCGCTCGAGCGCGGCGAGACGATCCTGCTCGAAGGGTCGCAGGGCACTCTCTTGGACGTGGACCACGGCACCTACCCGTATGTGACGTCGTCCAACCCGACCGCAGGAGGCGCGGCTGTCGGCGCGGGCATCGGTCCGGGCCGCATCGACACCGTTCTCGGCATCCTGAAGGCCTACACCACCCGCGTCGGCGAGGGCCCGTTCCCGACGGAGCTGTTCGACGAGTGGGGCGCGTACCTCGCCAAGACCGGCGGCGAAGTGGGTGTCACCACCGGCCGTGCACGTCGCACCGGCTGGTTCGACGCCGTCATCGCGCGCTACGCAACGCGGGTCAACGGCATCACCGATTACTTCCTCACCAAACTCGACGTGCTGTCGAGTCTGGAGACGGTCCCGATCTGCGTCGCGTACGAGGTCGACGGCGAGCGTGTCGACGACATGCCGATGACGCAGACCGGCTTCCACCACGCGAAGCCGATCTATGAAGAGATGCCCGGCTGGTGGGAGGACATCTCCGGCTGCCGCACGTTCGAGGATCTGCCCAAGAACGCACAGGACTACGTCCTGCGGCTGGAAGAGCTGTCGGGCGCGCACATCTCCTGCATCGGAGTCGGTCCCGGGCGTGACCAGACCATCGTCCGTCGTGAGATCGTCTGA
- a CDS encoding site-2 protease family protein, which produces MTTPTAAALKSVRPGPVFLGLCAAFGLGVYLLIDSGEDDSATAAVGAVLLVLSGWVISLSLHEFAHAFTAFRFGDRSAELRGYLTLNPLKYTHPAMSIGFPLLIIALGGIGFPGGAVYVNEAGFTPEQRTKVSLAGPAANLLIGLVLCAVLVGLAPGDDLAGLNLYSALALLAFLQFTAVLLNMLPVPGLDGFGAIEPYLSHETRRSVAKVAPFGFLIVFVLLYIPVLNRTFFNIVYTVMDTFGIDSPFISYGWALFEFWR; this is translated from the coding sequence GTGACGACACCCACCGCTGCTGCACTGAAGTCGGTCCGTCCCGGACCGGTGTTCCTCGGCTTGTGCGCGGCGTTCGGACTCGGCGTCTACCTGTTGATCGACTCCGGCGAGGACGACAGCGCGACCGCGGCTGTCGGCGCCGTGTTGCTCGTGTTGAGCGGATGGGTGATCTCGCTGTCGCTGCACGAGTTCGCTCACGCGTTCACCGCATTCCGGTTCGGCGACCGCTCGGCGGAGCTCCGCGGGTACCTGACGTTGAATCCGCTGAAGTACACCCACCCGGCCATGTCGATCGGGTTCCCGCTGTTGATCATCGCGCTCGGCGGCATCGGCTTCCCCGGCGGAGCGGTCTACGTGAACGAGGCCGGCTTCACCCCGGAACAGCGGACCAAGGTGTCGCTCGCGGGTCCTGCGGCGAACCTGTTGATCGGCCTGGTGCTGTGTGCGGTCCTGGTGGGGCTCGCCCCCGGCGACGACCTCGCAGGCCTGAATCTGTACTCGGCGCTGGCACTGTTGGCATTCCTGCAGTTCACGGCAGTTCTGCTGAACATGCTGCCAGTCCCCGGGCTCGACGGTTTCGGCGCGATCGAGCCGTACCTCTCGCACGAGACACGCCGCTCGGTCGCCAAGGTCGCACCGTTCGGATTTCTGATCGTGTTCGTCCTGCTCTACATCCCCGTACTGAACAGGACGTTCTTCAACATCGTGTACACGGTGATGGACACCTTCGGCATCGACTCGCCGTTCATCAGCTACGGCTGGGCGTTGTTCGAATTCTGGCGGTAA
- a CDS encoding diiron oxygenase, with protein sequence MVSSRTSAPESLNPEALDPEGATSAAANAAGRDALGDRLIQGSMRRSFNSNIDVDWDAPQDPDLFYLPPEMMSLYGTPLWESMTHRQRVELSRQEAANTLTRAVWFENTLNQGLLRAMLHQDPTSRNVHYALTEIGDETRHMVMFGRAVSAIGALPYRLSRREALAVQAMPLAYRGLMLWVAALCGEEVIDESQKQNARHPDVQPIMLQVFRIHVTEEARHIRYAREGVRRRIARAPWWERQFVATANGGAAFILRRLYYDKEVYRRCGLPVREAMRQARNNEQVRARRRESFEGLYEFLTENGLLNPISRLLWRSHGFL encoded by the coding sequence ATGGTCTCGTCCAGAACGTCGGCGCCGGAATCGCTGAATCCTGAAGCGCTCGACCCAGAAGGGGCGACCTCTGCGGCAGCGAACGCAGCGGGGCGCGACGCCTTGGGAGATCGGCTCATCCAGGGGTCGATGCGTCGGTCCTTCAACTCGAACATCGACGTCGATTGGGATGCGCCCCAGGATCCGGATCTGTTCTATCTGCCGCCGGAGATGATGTCGCTGTACGGCACCCCGCTCTGGGAGTCGATGACACATCGCCAGCGAGTGGAGTTGTCTCGACAGGAGGCGGCGAACACCCTGACCCGCGCGGTGTGGTTCGAGAACACCCTCAACCAGGGACTGCTGCGCGCGATGCTCCACCAGGACCCGACATCGCGAAACGTGCACTACGCCCTCACCGAGATCGGCGACGAGACGCGTCACATGGTGATGTTCGGGCGAGCGGTGTCCGCCATCGGTGCGCTGCCGTACCGCCTGTCCCGCCGCGAAGCCCTCGCCGTCCAGGCGATGCCACTCGCGTACCGCGGCCTCATGCTGTGGGTCGCCGCACTGTGCGGCGAAGAGGTGATCGACGAGAGCCAGAAGCAGAACGCCCGGCATCCTGACGTCCAACCGATCATGCTGCAGGTGTTCCGCATCCACGTGACGGAAGAAGCCCGCCACATTCGATATGCGAGAGAGGGCGTGCGCAGGCGAATCGCGCGGGCCCCCTGGTGGGAGCGGCAGTTCGTGGCGACGGCGAACGGAGGAGCCGCCTTCATCCTGCGGCGGCTCTACTACGACAAAGAGGTCTACCGACGCTGCGGGCTGCCGGTTCGGGAGGCCATGCGGCAGGCGCGGAACAACGAACAGGTCCGAGCCAGGCGTCGGGAGTCGTTCGAAGGGCTCTACGAGTTCCTCACCGAGAACGGTCTGCTCAATCCGATCTCCCGGCTCTTGTGGCGCAGCCACGGATTCCTCTGA
- a CDS encoding adenylate/guanylate cyclase domain-containing protein, which translates to MPGISRDYGSVLLGSADQSSRSQRVRIQTFLTIAIVTANVIGIVIAICLVLFGIPEPSFLRRDLVLINFVAVPVYIGVALLLGVVVGTASTVKAVRWSIDGEVPSRDDAKRARRAQRRLVLLQGVLWIGGAGVLGLLYGLADPELIPKTVLIILMCGLVVVSIASLFTEILLRPVWARMMQAGLGMRGGTVRSRAFTSWFIGTGVPLLGITFVVLFGAIRGETSSTSVLISVTVLAVIAGAVGLLTTSLFVWSITGPLQSVRAGMAHVRNGAVDRDVDLVVYDGSELGELQYGFNTMVSGLREQERLRDLFGRHVGRDVAAAALRSDPELGGTEQVVAVVFVDVIGSTTIAEKRSPTEVVALLNRFFAVIVDATERNRGLVNKFEGDAVLAIFGAPVELDEPATAALTAAREIADGLAADVPELTAGIGVSHGTVVAGNVGAVQRFEYTVIGDPVNESARLSEVAKDDPRRPVASARAIDAASPGEAAHWSLLREMTLRGRTESTPVYRAT; encoded by the coding sequence ATGCCGGGGATCAGCAGAGACTACGGTTCGGTTCTGCTCGGTTCGGCTGACCAGTCGAGCCGCAGCCAACGAGTGCGGATCCAGACGTTCCTCACCATCGCGATCGTCACGGCGAACGTGATCGGCATCGTGATCGCGATCTGCCTGGTGCTGTTCGGCATCCCGGAGCCGTCGTTCCTACGGCGTGATCTGGTGCTGATCAACTTCGTAGCGGTGCCGGTCTACATCGGAGTGGCCCTGCTGCTCGGTGTGGTCGTCGGAACGGCGTCGACCGTCAAAGCGGTCCGGTGGTCGATCGACGGGGAGGTCCCGTCTCGCGACGACGCCAAGAGGGCACGCCGTGCTCAGCGCCGACTCGTCCTCCTGCAAGGTGTGCTGTGGATCGGCGGCGCGGGTGTCCTCGGCCTGCTGTACGGGCTCGCCGATCCCGAACTGATCCCCAAGACGGTCCTGATCATCCTGATGTGCGGACTCGTCGTGGTGTCGATCGCGAGTCTGTTCACCGAGATCCTGCTGCGACCGGTGTGGGCGAGGATGATGCAGGCCGGCCTCGGCATGCGCGGCGGCACGGTCCGGTCCCGCGCCTTCACCAGTTGGTTCATCGGCACGGGCGTGCCGCTGCTCGGCATCACGTTCGTCGTCCTGTTCGGCGCGATCCGCGGCGAGACGAGCAGCACCAGCGTGCTCATCTCTGTCACAGTGCTCGCGGTGATCGCGGGGGCGGTCGGCCTGCTGACCACGTCGCTGTTCGTCTGGAGCATCACCGGGCCGCTTCAGAGTGTGCGTGCAGGGATGGCACACGTCCGCAACGGCGCAGTCGATCGAGACGTCGACCTCGTCGTCTACGACGGCTCCGAGCTCGGCGAACTGCAGTACGGCTTCAACACCATGGTCTCGGGGCTGCGGGAGCAGGAGCGACTGCGAGACCTGTTCGGACGGCATGTCGGGCGTGACGTCGCCGCCGCCGCTCTGCGCAGCGACCCGGAGCTCGGTGGAACCGAGCAGGTCGTCGCCGTGGTTTTCGTCGACGTGATCGGGTCGACGACGATCGCCGAGAAGCGCTCACCGACCGAGGTCGTCGCCCTGCTCAACAGGTTCTTCGCGGTCATCGTCGACGCCACTGAACGCAACCGTGGTCTGGTCAACAAGTTCGAGGGCGATGCGGTCCTCGCGATCTTCGGCGCACCAGTCGAACTCGATGAGCCGGCAACCGCAGCGCTCACCGCGGCACGGGAGATCGCCGACGGCCTCGCCGCCGACGTTCCGGAACTGACGGCGGGCATCGGCGTGAGCCACGGGACAGTCGTCGCAGGCAACGTGGGCGCCGTCCAGAGATTCGAGTACACGGTGATCGGTGATCCGGTCAATGAGAGCGCTCGACTCTCCGAAGTCGCCAAAGACGATCCCCGCCGTCCGGTCGCGTCGGCTCGTGCGATCGACGCCGCATCCCCCGGCGAGGCCGCACATTGGTCGCTGCTACGTGAGATGACGCTCCGCGGTCGTACCGAATCGACGCCCGTCTACCGCGCAACCTAG
- a CDS encoding SDR family oxidoreductase, translated as MKRTLELAGRTVLITGAAGGIGSATARVFAAHGARVVATDIDHEAAQALTGELGTGHGFSYRLDVTDPDEVDDVFDRAEHDAGPVDVVVNNAGIMPITAFVDESAASVRRQLAINVEGVVHGCQAALRRMTPRGTGAVVNVASAAGRIGYPGVATYSATKFAVVGLTDTLAREYADSGVVFTCVMPSLVNTDLASGVPQHRLLRTLEPIEVATAIVDGVRHRSRHVTVPNWLGSMNTLHSVLPTRVGDGMLRRLGADHQILDSAGVSERRAYEERATGRGAGC; from the coding sequence GTGAAGCGAACACTCGAACTGGCGGGCAGGACTGTACTGATCACCGGAGCGGCGGGAGGCATCGGCTCGGCGACCGCCCGTGTGTTCGCCGCTCACGGCGCACGTGTCGTCGCGACCGACATCGACCACGAGGCGGCGCAGGCACTGACAGGGGAACTCGGGACCGGCCACGGGTTCTCGTACCGTCTGGACGTCACCGACCCCGACGAGGTGGATGACGTGTTCGACCGCGCGGAGCACGATGCCGGTCCCGTGGACGTGGTGGTCAACAACGCCGGCATCATGCCGATCACCGCGTTCGTCGACGAGTCCGCAGCGTCGGTCCGCAGGCAGCTCGCGATCAACGTCGAAGGTGTGGTCCATGGTTGCCAGGCGGCGCTGCGGCGAATGACACCCCGCGGTACCGGGGCCGTCGTGAACGTAGCGTCGGCGGCAGGCCGGATCGGCTATCCGGGAGTGGCGACGTACAGCGCCACCAAATTCGCCGTCGTGGGGCTCACCGACACGCTCGCGCGCGAATATGCTGACTCCGGAGTCGTATTCACCTGCGTCATGCCGAGTCTGGTCAACACCGACCTCGCCTCCGGCGTTCCCCAGCACCGGCTGTTGCGGACCTTGGAGCCGATCGAGGTCGCGACCGCGATCGTCGATGGTGTGCGGCACCGGAGCAGGCACGTCACCGTTCCGAACTGGTTGGGGTCAATGAACACATTGCACTCGGTACTGCCCACGCGCGTCGGCGACGGCATGCTCAGACGGTTGGGCGCGGACCATCAGATTCTCGACTCGGCGGGCGTTTCAGAACGCCGCGCGTACGAGGAGCGTGCCACGGGCAGGGGAGCGGGATGCTGA
- a CDS encoding FAD-dependent oxidoreductase — protein sequence MPYLITQNCCADAACVAACPVGCIHPAPGEPGFATSDMLYIDPRVCIDCGACADACPVNAIVSDRALGPASEPYVAINADHYGADDTLSPVFSVSTAPEPTVTSRDPLRVAVVGAGAAGFYTAKELLHHPGVVVDMYERLDEPYGLVRFGVAPDHPETKRVTEQFVFPPSKAARFALHSGVEVGVDLSLAELRRRHQAVVLAHGAHGERSLNVDGEDLVGVIGAMSFANWYNGHPDENHDGPPMGSARAVVIGNGNVALDSARMLVAGRRTARGLLTARVEQALASSMISEVVVLGRRGPREASFTLGELLELAALDEVGLVVENASAAELTPNESDGPAMRRVLGILGDAARVQPRSGRRVTLRFHTSVTGFVGDRAVTGVCTDSGTIDAELVIRAIGFVGTPVDGVDLDSATRTVGNRGGRVIDAAGETVLGLYCVGWTKRGAQGVIGSNRACAAETVTALIDDHRTGRLGAATPPRRRLLRTRQAAIR from the coding sequence ATGCCGTATCTGATCACCCAGAACTGCTGTGCGGACGCGGCGTGTGTCGCCGCCTGTCCGGTCGGCTGCATCCACCCGGCACCCGGCGAACCGGGTTTCGCCACCAGCGACATGCTGTACATCGATCCTCGAGTCTGCATCGACTGCGGAGCGTGCGCGGACGCGTGTCCCGTCAACGCGATCGTGTCCGATCGAGCACTCGGCCCCGCCTCCGAACCATATGTCGCGATCAACGCCGACCACTACGGGGCCGACGACACACTGTCGCCGGTGTTCTCCGTCAGCACGGCTCCAGAGCCGACAGTCACCTCACGTGACCCGCTGCGGGTGGCGGTAGTCGGAGCAGGTGCCGCAGGCTTCTACACCGCTAAGGAACTGTTGCACCACCCCGGCGTTGTGGTCGACATGTACGAGCGGCTCGATGAACCGTACGGACTGGTGCGCTTCGGGGTGGCTCCGGATCATCCGGAGACCAAACGGGTGACCGAGCAGTTCGTGTTCCCTCCGTCAAAGGCCGCACGATTCGCTCTGCACAGCGGAGTCGAGGTGGGAGTCGACCTAAGCCTCGCCGAACTGCGCCGACGCCATCAGGCGGTGGTCCTCGCCCATGGGGCTCACGGAGAGCGATCCCTGAACGTCGACGGCGAGGATCTCGTAGGTGTGATCGGCGCGATGAGCTTCGCCAACTGGTACAACGGGCACCCTGACGAGAACCACGACGGCCCGCCCATGGGGTCCGCGCGAGCAGTCGTGATAGGCAACGGGAACGTGGCGCTCGACTCGGCGCGTATGCTCGTCGCCGGCCGACGGACTGCGCGCGGGCTCCTCACCGCTCGCGTCGAGCAGGCCCTCGCCTCGAGCATGATCTCGGAAGTGGTGGTGCTCGGTCGTCGTGGTCCGCGGGAGGCGTCGTTCACGCTCGGCGAACTGCTCGAGCTCGCCGCCCTCGACGAGGTCGGCCTCGTCGTCGAGAACGCGTCTGCCGCCGAACTGACACCGAACGAGTCCGACGGCCCGGCGATGCGTCGAGTTCTCGGAATCCTCGGTGACGCCGCTCGCGTACAGCCGAGATCCGGACGACGGGTGACGTTGCGTTTCCACACCTCGGTCACCGGGTTCGTCGGCGACCGTGCCGTCACGGGAGTGTGCACCGACAGCGGCACCATCGATGCCGAGCTCGTGATCCGTGCGATCGGATTCGTCGGGACGCCCGTCGACGGTGTCGACCTCGACTCCGCGACGCGGACCGTCGGCAACCGCGGCGGACGGGTGATCGACGCCGCAGGCGAGACCGTCCTGGGTCTGTATTGCGTCGGGTGGACAAAACGAGGAGCGCAGGGTGTCATCGGATCCAACCGGGCCTGCGCCGCCGAGACGGTCACCGCGCTCATCGACGACCACCGGACCGGGAGGCTCGGCGCGGCGACGCCTCCCAGGCGACGGCTCCTGCGTACTCGACAGGCGGCGATACGGTGA
- a CDS encoding TetR/AcrR family transcriptional regulator encodes MVRLASTTPSTEAGGAKARILDAVVAIAHATGLRKLAMDEIAREADVGRATLYKHFSGRDALVKAAVRAELDKFFRELEETVRRYDDQDERIVCSFAHAYRLLDDHPALAPILRLNPDLLLPYVVTSSSSALNRGTEFITSFLDDGYLSPRQATRFAEHTARQFHTLTLISDTDLGLREPGGAEQYARDFLLPVLHRLHLEDAT; translated from the coding sequence ATGGTCCGACTCGCTTCAACGACGCCGAGCACCGAGGCAGGTGGCGCGAAGGCGCGCATCCTCGACGCCGTCGTCGCCATCGCGCATGCCACCGGCCTGCGGAAACTCGCGATGGACGAGATCGCGCGCGAAGCCGACGTCGGCCGCGCCACCCTCTACAAACACTTCTCCGGGCGGGATGCGCTCGTGAAGGCCGCCGTTCGAGCGGAACTCGACAAGTTCTTCCGAGAACTCGAAGAGACCGTGCGCCGATACGACGATCAGGACGAGCGGATCGTATGCAGCTTCGCGCACGCGTATCGGCTGTTAGACGACCACCCGGCGCTGGCCCCGATCCTCCGCCTGAACCCCGATCTACTGCTTCCATATGTGGTCACGTCGTCGAGTTCGGCACTGAATCGCGGCACGGAGTTCATCACGTCGTTCCTCGACGACGGGTACCTCTCGCCTCGGCAGGCGACCCGGTTCGCCGAACACACGGCCCGGCAGTTCCACACCCTCACGCTCATTTCGGACACCGACCTCGGCCTCCGCGAGCCCGGCGGTGCGGAGCAGTACGCGCGCGATTTCCTGCTGCCCGTACTGCACCGCCTCCACCTGGAAGACGCGACCTAA